The Aspergillus luchuensis IFO 4308 DNA, chromosome 4, nearly complete sequence DNA window TATGCGTATACACGGTAGTTGGTTTCGATGATAATGAAGCCCGTGCCCGCTTTGCTGGAGGCTTCGCCGGCAGGACCGGAGAGAGAGCCCAAGAGCGGGTTGCTCAAGGCGCTGGAGTCGGATGTGAGCGTCGTTGCAAGGCGGGTGGGGTAGAAACGCGGTGCATCGGGCGATTCTTGATAGACGATACCGAAGTCGGCAAGGTCGGTGAGCATGCGCAGTTGTTTCGAACTGAGGTGGTTCTTTTCGTATGATTTTCCGAGTTCGAGACTGCTGAGAAGGAACACGAACGAGAGGACCTCGACACTGTCCATCTTGATGGCGCTGGCGCTCTCGACATAGAGAATCAATATGTGCCACACCTGCGTGCTGACGTCTTGCAGGACAAAGGCGAACCCATCCTGGGTGATTTCGACACGACGATCTCGGATCTCAACCAGATGACCCGCCTGCAGGAGCTCCTTCACGCCTTTGCTGAGGGTCACTTGGGGAGCTCCCATGCCTCCGGTACCGACCATGTATCCCAGCACTCCTTCCCACTGTCGTCGCGCATATTCATCGAGATCGGATATTGAGACTTCTGAGCCCGCAGGCACGTGTGAGAGGACGCCAAAGGATTGTGTCTGGTCGGCGCCGGTGAGGGCATGTCGCAATGAGGTGGCGAACGGGTCGGTGACTTTGTAGGCGCGGACGTTATCCGCTGTGACAGTGTTGGAGAGGATATGCAGTCTCCCTAGGATGGAGAGCGCATTGTCGCGTTCTCTGTGTGAGGCTTGTGTTAATCACAATCACCGCGGAGACCCTTCCAGGGTGCTTGCCCTGCACTTACTTCAAGCTTTCTGATTTAACCCAAGCCTCCAGATCCGCCGCGGGGAGCGGATCCTTCAGGTAGAGAAGTGCCATGACAAAGCATTTTGCTAGTCACGCAGTCAGTTGATGAAGCACTGGGATGGTGAATGCACATGCGACACATACCCAGATCAGGCAGCATGCGCCTGAAAATGGCGAGAGCCGTCGATGGCTGTTGGTAAAGTTTGTAAAAGACGGTGCCAGCAAGGCTTTCGAGGTATTCAAAGGGACGAGAAGATGGTGCGGCAGCCATCTTGTCTGCAGGAGTCACCGCTGCAGCATGATGCGGCGGGAAAGAAATGGGGCGTTGGAGCTGAagccaaagaaagaagaaaccaaCCAACGCCTGGGATTTGAAAGTTGGAGACGATCGGCCCCAAAGCGGAGCTGCTCCGGCGCGCCAAACAGGCCCCAAGCGCAATGAAGCGGCCGCGGCC harbors:
- the TFB2 gene encoding TFIIH/NER complex subunit TFB2 (BUSCO:EOG09261QR8;~COG:K;~EggNog:ENOG410PI3C;~InterPro:IPR004598,IPR040662;~PFAM:PF03849,PF18307;~go_component: GO:0000439 - transcription factor TFIIH core complex [Evidence IEA];~go_function: GO:0001671 - ATPase activator activity [Evidence IEA];~go_process: GO:0006289 - nucleotide-excision repair [Evidence IEA]) encodes the protein MAAAPSSRPFEYLESLAGTVFYKLYQQPSTALAIFRRMLPDLAKCFVMALLYLKDPLPAADLEAWVKSESLKERDNALSILGRLHILSNTVTADNVRAYKVTDPFATSLRHALTGADQTQSFGVLSHVPAGSEVSISDLDEYARRQWEGVLGYMVGTGGMGAPQVTLSKGVKELLQAGHLVEIRDRRVEITQDGFAFVLQDVSTQVWHILILYVESASAIKMDSVEVLSFVFLLSSLELGKSYEKNHLSSKQLRMLTDLADFGIVYQESPDAPRFYPTRLATTLTSDSSALSNPLLGSLSGPAGEASSKAGTGFIIIETNYRVYAYTSSPLQISLIALFTTLKYRFPNLITGKITRQSVRRAVEMGITADQIISYLSTHAHPQMRKHNVSRSTSNQAGIPPSVLPPTVVDQIRLWQLERDRVKATSGFLFKDFVSLAEYEAPCRYAEEIGVLAWKSDRKRMFFVTRHEQVAAFLRSRK